In the genome of Montipora foliosa isolate CH-2021 chromosome 3, ASM3666993v2, whole genome shotgun sequence, one region contains:
- the LOC137995060 gene encoding uncharacterized protein isoform X1 — protein MLSLLLCLTSFSCFSVARGELQAVCSSGVTVLKNQTASPGVIKITGRLPYDRNLQRSCVLKMDAPESCLHVKAKRNGNSQGFLNIFVYEAEGSSTLLGRMDIPQPKPVWNSQTICPPRSVKPRDRFMSVLGTAGVSFAVDLSQNPSEIMLDIPQTVDVKNTKAIVFPFNPPKDISDKQLDITVTSTSKTPAYLKVSQIRTDVDDNIEVVDYKKASLRLSFAKKGRITLSKVSLPPLTDSTSTWFIGIALKNSTGSLKPTESKYVTLKLSQSFAYSYAGPICALFFVSLLLGIVVSIVGLWLFKEYLLNVNIRGPLVKVNSSNRDQDIQPSTGQDKGNNFIFAMLKVAYKCWFSGGPKTYSYATGVAGFVLMIGACQFVIANWYVMIQEGDRDDCYYNDLCYRVSDYHDIPLNLMISNLTYIVHALILTVCVWYMETELHLFCENLKKAVTSGEKVTQPGNGQKNGNNSDNRQSTSFGCNGKQHEALPNHVFICPNITLHLPEGGVPEHKLGYKERKTLMARALKRKYSYSIGYAFAWALLFEGLFSLLYHLCPSRYTFQFDSAFMFVIAGLTVLLVYNGMELSECPVKEQPGEQHPIESDVQRGEQHQVELQSVEQHPVKEPVEELPVGALNGEEQAAEQHPGEQHPIESDVQRGEQHQIESQSGKQHPVKEPVEELPVGALNFFLYIIVPLFIFNYIGTLYHSESGLAIGLQVVFFISLVIWWFAMALWAFHKLSLKGVFSSGMCWRNFIYVCYYIFVCFISPPALFVPISLRMDLSQAFLFTCIGESFWALSAKAKLFQKLWKLCCAIWKLLRHCKCPGMCTCREFLRGFYIFVTVACLTGAFGVFLGLPTTNKTASPEDSRDFNKECAILGFFDWHDLWHFLSSFALLMGAFVVMFISAKSEIVDGNNMEMT, from the exons ATGCTCTCTCTCCTTCTGTGCTTAACTTCATTCTCGTGCTTTTCTGTAGCTCGCGGTGAGCTTCAGGCAGTCTGTTCTTCAGGCGTGACCGTTTTGAAAAACCAAACAGCGTCCCCAGGAGTGATCAAAATTACTGGTAGGCTTCCTTACGACAGGAATCTGCAGCGCTCCTGTGTTTTGAAAATGGACGCACCAGAGAGCTGTTTGCATGTAAAAGCTAAAAGAAATGGGAACTCTCAAG GTTTCTTAAATATTTTTGTGTATGAAGCTGAAGGGTCATCGACATTACTTGGTCGTATGGATATTCCTCAGCCTAAACCTGTTTGGAACTCTCAGACCATTTGTCCTCCCCGCTCAGTCAAACCCAGAGATAGGTTCATGTCAGTGCTGGGTACGGCTGGCGTGTCGTTTGCAGTTGACTTAAGTCAAAATCCTTCAGAAATTATGTTGGATATACCACAGACAGTGGATGTCAAGAACACCAAAGCGATCGTTTTTCCGTTCAACCCTCCAAAAGATATCTCAGATAAACAACTTGACATCACTGTGACATCCACGTCAAAAACACCAGCTTACTTGAAAGTGTCTCAGATCCGTACAGATGTCGACGACAACATAGAAGTTGTGGATTACAAGAAGGCATCACTACGTCTTTCCTTTGCGAAGAAAGGACGGATTACCCTGTCCAAGGTGTCTCTGCCTCCTTTAACCGACTCTACCTCCACCTGGTTCATTGGAATAGCATTAAAAAACTCTACAGGTAGTTTAAAACCCACTGAATCGAAATATGTTACTTTGAAACTGTCACAGTCATTTGCGTACAGTTATGCTGGACctatctgtgctttgttttttgtGTCTCTGCTGTTAGGCATAGTAGTGTCAATAGTTGGATTGTGGCTTTTTAAAGAATATCTTCTTAATGTTAATATTCGAGGACCACTTGTTAAAGTTAACTCGAGTAACAGGGACCAAGACATTCAGCCTAGCACTGGGCAGGACAAAGGTAATAATTTCATTTTCGCCATGTTGAAGGTAGCATACAAATGCTGGTTTTCGGGGGGTCCTAAAACCTATTCTTATGCTACAGGGGTTGCGGGTTTCGTGCTTATGATTGGCGCATGCCAATTTGTCATTGCAAACTGGTATGTGATGATCCAAGAGGGTGATAGAGACGATTGCTATTACAACGACCTTTGCTATAGAGTTAGCGATTATCATGATATTCCACTGAACTTAATGATAAGTAACTTAACTTACATAGTCCACGCGCTGATTTTAACTGTGTGCGTGTGGTACATGGAAACAGAGCTGCATCTTTTCTGCGAAAATCTTAAGAAGGCTGTGACCTCTGGGGAGAAAGTCACTCAGCCTGGTAACGGGCAGAAAAATGGCAACAATAGTGACAATCGTCAATCAACCTCTTTTGGTTGTAATGGTAAACAACATGAAGCCCTACCAAACCATGTTTTTATATGTCCCAATATCACTCTGCATCTTCCAGAGGGGGGTGTCCCAGAGCATAAGTTAGgatacaaagaaagaaagacacTAATGGCTCGAGCACTGAAAAGGAAGTACTCTTATTCCATTGGGTATGCCTTTGCCTGGGCACTCCTTTTTGAGGGATTGTTTTCCTTGCTTTACCATTTGTGCCCAAGCAGGTACACATTTCAGTTTGACTCGGCATTCATGTTTGTAATTGCCGGTTTAACTGTTCTGTTGGTGTATAATGGTATGGAATTGAGTGAGTGCCCAGTGAAGGAACAACCAGGAGAGCAACACCCAATCGAGTCGGACGTCCAGCGAGGAGAGCAACACCAAGTCGAGTTACAATCAGTAGAACAACACCCAGTTAAAGAGCCAGTAGAGGAACTCCCGGTGGGTGCATTGAATGGGGAGGAACAAGCAGCAGAGCAACACCCAGGAGAGCAACACCCAATCGAATCGGACGTTCAGCGAGGAGAGCAACACCAAATCGAGTCACAATCAGGAAAACAACACCCAGTTAAAGAGCCAGTAGAGGAACTCCCGGTGGGTGCattgaattttttcctttataTCATAGTGCCACTTTTCATCTTCAATTATATTGGTACACTCTATCACTCCGAATCTGGGCTGGCTATAGGATTGCAAGTGGTGTTTTTTATCTCTCTGGTCATTTGGTGGTTCGCAATGGCTCTCTGGGCTTTCCATAAGCTCAGTCTTAAAGGAGTTTTTTCATCAGGAATGTGTTGGAGAAACTTTATTTATGTATGCTACTACATTTTTGTATGCTTCATTTCTCCACCAGCACTGTTTGTACCGATCTCTCTCCGCATGGACCTTTCTCAAGCGTTTCTGTTTACTTGTATTGGAGAGAGTTTTTGGGCTCTTTCTGCCAAAGCTAAGCTTTTCCAAAAGCTCTGGAAACTCTGCTGCGCCATCTGGAAACTACTGCGCCATTGCAAGTGTCCAGGTATGTGCACGTGCCGGGAATTTTTACGGGGATTTTATATCTTCGTAACTGTTGCCTGTTTGACAGGAGCTTTTGGCGTATTCCTAGGCCTGCCAACCACCAACAAAACAGCCTCACCTGAAGATTCTCGTGATTTCAACAAAGAATGCGCAATTCTTGGGTTTTTCGATTGGCATGACCTCTGGCATTTTTTGTCGTCTTTTGCCTTACTAATGGGTGCATTTGTTGTCATGTTTATAAGCGCTAAATCAGAAATTGTCGATGGAAATAACATGGAAATGACCTAG
- the LOC137995060 gene encoding uncharacterized protein isoform X2: MDIPQPKPVWNSQTICPPRSVKPRDRFMSVLGTAGVSFAVDLSQNPSEIMLDIPQTVDVKNTKAIVFPFNPPKDISDKQLDITVTSTSKTPAYLKVSQIRTDVDDNIEVVDYKKASLRLSFAKKGRITLSKVSLPPLTDSTSTWFIGIALKNSTGSLKPTESKYVTLKLSQSFAYSYAGPICALFFVSLLLGIVVSIVGLWLFKEYLLNVNIRGPLVKVNSSNRDQDIQPSTGQDKGNNFIFAMLKVAYKCWFSGGPKTYSYATGVAGFVLMIGACQFVIANWYVMIQEGDRDDCYYNDLCYRVSDYHDIPLNLMISNLTYIVHALILTVCVWYMETELHLFCENLKKAVTSGEKVTQPGNGQKNGNNSDNRQSTSFGCNGKQHEALPNHVFICPNITLHLPEGGVPEHKLGYKERKTLMARALKRKYSYSIGYAFAWALLFEGLFSLLYHLCPSRYTFQFDSAFMFVIAGLTVLLVYNGMELSECPVKEQPGEQHPIESDVQRGEQHQVELQSVEQHPVKEPVEELPVGALNGEEQAAEQHPGEQHPIESDVQRGEQHQIESQSGKQHPVKEPVEELPVGALNFFLYIIVPLFIFNYIGTLYHSESGLAIGLQVVFFISLVIWWFAMALWAFHKLSLKGVFSSGMCWRNFIYVCYYIFVCFISPPALFVPISLRMDLSQAFLFTCIGESFWALSAKAKLFQKLWKLCCAIWKLLRHCKCPGMCTCREFLRGFYIFVTVACLTGAFGVFLGLPTTNKTASPEDSRDFNKECAILGFFDWHDLWHFLSSFALLMGAFVVMFISAKSEIVDGNNMEMT, from the coding sequence ATGGATATTCCTCAGCCTAAACCTGTTTGGAACTCTCAGACCATTTGTCCTCCCCGCTCAGTCAAACCCAGAGATAGGTTCATGTCAGTGCTGGGTACGGCTGGCGTGTCGTTTGCAGTTGACTTAAGTCAAAATCCTTCAGAAATTATGTTGGATATACCACAGACAGTGGATGTCAAGAACACCAAAGCGATCGTTTTTCCGTTCAACCCTCCAAAAGATATCTCAGATAAACAACTTGACATCACTGTGACATCCACGTCAAAAACACCAGCTTACTTGAAAGTGTCTCAGATCCGTACAGATGTCGACGACAACATAGAAGTTGTGGATTACAAGAAGGCATCACTACGTCTTTCCTTTGCGAAGAAAGGACGGATTACCCTGTCCAAGGTGTCTCTGCCTCCTTTAACCGACTCTACCTCCACCTGGTTCATTGGAATAGCATTAAAAAACTCTACAGGTAGTTTAAAACCCACTGAATCGAAATATGTTACTTTGAAACTGTCACAGTCATTTGCGTACAGTTATGCTGGACctatctgtgctttgttttttgtGTCTCTGCTGTTAGGCATAGTAGTGTCAATAGTTGGATTGTGGCTTTTTAAAGAATATCTTCTTAATGTTAATATTCGAGGACCACTTGTTAAAGTTAACTCGAGTAACAGGGACCAAGACATTCAGCCTAGCACTGGGCAGGACAAAGGTAATAATTTCATTTTCGCCATGTTGAAGGTAGCATACAAATGCTGGTTTTCGGGGGGTCCTAAAACCTATTCTTATGCTACAGGGGTTGCGGGTTTCGTGCTTATGATTGGCGCATGCCAATTTGTCATTGCAAACTGGTATGTGATGATCCAAGAGGGTGATAGAGACGATTGCTATTACAACGACCTTTGCTATAGAGTTAGCGATTATCATGATATTCCACTGAACTTAATGATAAGTAACTTAACTTACATAGTCCACGCGCTGATTTTAACTGTGTGCGTGTGGTACATGGAAACAGAGCTGCATCTTTTCTGCGAAAATCTTAAGAAGGCTGTGACCTCTGGGGAGAAAGTCACTCAGCCTGGTAACGGGCAGAAAAATGGCAACAATAGTGACAATCGTCAATCAACCTCTTTTGGTTGTAATGGTAAACAACATGAAGCCCTACCAAACCATGTTTTTATATGTCCCAATATCACTCTGCATCTTCCAGAGGGGGGTGTCCCAGAGCATAAGTTAGgatacaaagaaagaaagacacTAATGGCTCGAGCACTGAAAAGGAAGTACTCTTATTCCATTGGGTATGCCTTTGCCTGGGCACTCCTTTTTGAGGGATTGTTTTCCTTGCTTTACCATTTGTGCCCAAGCAGGTACACATTTCAGTTTGACTCGGCATTCATGTTTGTAATTGCCGGTTTAACTGTTCTGTTGGTGTATAATGGTATGGAATTGAGTGAGTGCCCAGTGAAGGAACAACCAGGAGAGCAACACCCAATCGAGTCGGACGTCCAGCGAGGAGAGCAACACCAAGTCGAGTTACAATCAGTAGAACAACACCCAGTTAAAGAGCCAGTAGAGGAACTCCCGGTGGGTGCATTGAATGGGGAGGAACAAGCAGCAGAGCAACACCCAGGAGAGCAACACCCAATCGAATCGGACGTTCAGCGAGGAGAGCAACACCAAATCGAGTCACAATCAGGAAAACAACACCCAGTTAAAGAGCCAGTAGAGGAACTCCCGGTGGGTGCattgaattttttcctttataTCATAGTGCCACTTTTCATCTTCAATTATATTGGTACACTCTATCACTCCGAATCTGGGCTGGCTATAGGATTGCAAGTGGTGTTTTTTATCTCTCTGGTCATTTGGTGGTTCGCAATGGCTCTCTGGGCTTTCCATAAGCTCAGTCTTAAAGGAGTTTTTTCATCAGGAATGTGTTGGAGAAACTTTATTTATGTATGCTACTACATTTTTGTATGCTTCATTTCTCCACCAGCACTGTTTGTACCGATCTCTCTCCGCATGGACCTTTCTCAAGCGTTTCTGTTTACTTGTATTGGAGAGAGTTTTTGGGCTCTTTCTGCCAAAGCTAAGCTTTTCCAAAAGCTCTGGAAACTCTGCTGCGCCATCTGGAAACTACTGCGCCATTGCAAGTGTCCAGGTATGTGCACGTGCCGGGAATTTTTACGGGGATTTTATATCTTCGTAACTGTTGCCTGTTTGACAGGAGCTTTTGGCGTATTCCTAGGCCTGCCAACCACCAACAAAACAGCCTCACCTGAAGATTCTCGTGATTTCAACAAAGAATGCGCAATTCTTGGGTTTTTCGATTGGCATGACCTCTGGCATTTTTTGTCGTCTTTTGCCTTACTAATGGGTGCATTTGTTGTCATGTTTATAAGCGCTAAATCAGAAATTGTCGATGGAAATAACATGGAAATGACCTAG